TACTCAACCTATCGAGAAGGGCTGGCCCGCACGCTGTAGTGCGACGGTTCGCCGAAGAGTCGACACCCAAAGCGCTCCTCGAGAAAGGAAGAATATGAGTCTTCAAGCCAACATTGTCGGTGCAGGAATCAGTGGCCTCGCCACAGCTAGAGCGTTGATGGCCAACGGCTGGGATGTACGTCTCTTTGAGCAGACGCCCGGTCTGCCACAGGCCGGAACAGCATTAGGAATGTGGCCCGAGGCAATGAAGGCGCTCGACCAGCTCGGACTCAGCAACCTGGTGCAAGCCAAAGCGGTTCGCCAACAGGAAGCGCGCTTCCTTCGCCCCGACGGCAACGTGGTCACCCGTTTTGAACCCGAAGAGCCTGTATACCTCATTTCACGCCCTGCGCTCCTCTCAACACTTTGTCGGGGAATACCGGACGACCGCATCAATTGGTCGTACAACGTACGTGACCCGGCATCCCTCCCAGAAAGCGACTTAATCATCGGGGCCGACGGGATCAACAGTCGGATCAGACGAGCCATTAAAGGCGAGAATCACATCCGTCGCTCCCTCGGGTCGATCGTCTATCGCGGGGTTACACCAGGCGGAACGAACCAGATCAGCGAGACTTGGGGCAGAGGCCGCCTGTTCGGCATCACACCGCAAGACTCAACCTCGACAAACTGGTTCGCCTGCGTGAGGGAAGATCTCCTCCACCGACGAGGCAGAAACATGGGGACCGGCGAAGCGCTTGTCGAGCTGTTCGGAGATTGGCACCAGTCTGTTGCGAGCATTGTCGGAGCCATACGTCCCGAGCAGGTCGACCGGCGCATACTCTACGACTCCGTGCCCATGCGATCGATGATTCATGGCCGAACCGCCATCATCGGCGATGCCGCTCACGCGATGGCTCCGAACATGGGCCGAGGCGCATGCGAGTCGTTGATCGACGCAGTCACCCTCGCCAACGCACTACGTACTTCGACTGCCCTTGAGCAGGGCTTGAAAGAGTTCAACCACCGTCGCCTCCGACAGTCCAGAAAGATCGCCAGTCAGTCGCGATTCCTCAATCGCCTTTCAACCGGGAAGAGATTCGGTCACGTCCGCCGGAAAGTCATGACGATGCTCGCGACCCTCTCATGATGCCGATCTCCACCCTGCAATGTTTATGCGTAACTTTGTTCGCCTGCACGATTAATGCCGTTCAACTCTGGCTGCTCACTAGCGCAGAGTGATATTCTCGTAGTGACCACACTTCTATGTTTAGTCACTACGAGGATGATTCAATGCCGAGGCCACTGGTCCCTCACCGTCGCAACTTGATCCTCGACGCTGCCCGGGCTCTGTTCCACGAAAAGGGCTGGACGCGAACGACTGTGTCCGACATCGCCGCGCACGCCATGATCGGCAAAGGAGCAGTCTACCTGGAGTTCGAGAATAAAGCCGCGATTCTCGACGGGCTGATTCGTGAAAGCTCACGGCGACTGATCGCTCAGGTACGCTCCCGAGTACTCCAGGCCGACGGAATAGTCGATCTGGCACAGGTGTACCGCTTCTCGGTTGCTGAGTTGCTGACCGATCCACTCATGCGCGCCCTCTATCTCGGCGATACCGCGGTACTTGGCAATCACATGGCCGACGTTGCGAACACACGATATCGCAGACGGATCGATTGGCTCGATGAATACGTGCGCCATCTGCAAAATGCTGGTGTGATCACCGACAGCATAGAGCCGACTGCCATCGTTCGGATGCTGTCGACCTTCACCATCGGCCTAGTGCACTCCCCCGCCACAATGGGCGAGTGCTCGCCGCAGGAACTATCCGATTCCGTTGTGCTGTTCGCCGACGTCACAAGTCGGGGTCTCGCCCCGGCCAGTACGCCCGATGCCGACGCTGCCCGTCAGGCACAGCTGCTTCTCCTGCAACGTTTCGACGACCAATTGTCTGAAGTGGAGGACCACAATTGACACACCCCCTTGAGAACGCAAGTGCCATCGAGAAATTCGAACGATACGGTCTCGATTTTGCGGAAGGGCATATCTCCTATCAGGTCCACGGTAGTGGCCAGCCAGTGGTCTTTCTGCATGGAGCCAGCTTGGACAATGGCTCGATCACATGGAGGCATGTCGCTCGCGACCTATCGGATGACCACCTCGTGTACTCACCGGACTTACCCAAGCACGGCGAGAGCTGGCCTTGGTCCGCTCGGGCGGATCAGAGCGGCCTCGAGTCAGTTGTTCTCAGAATGCTGGACGCCTGGGATCTGCCATCAGTGACCGTCGTCGGTCTGTCAATGGGCGCAACCGTCGGACTGGGGGTCGCCCTCAACCATCCCAATCGCGTCAACCGGCTCGTGCTCGCCTCCTGCGGCGGAATTCAGGACCGAGTTGGCGCTCACGAACTGGCCTACTTATCTCTCCGGACACCAGTGTCGTGGGCACTTTCCCGGCTGCAATCTGCGAAGTCTTTAACACAGTTCGCCAGAAATAGGCTGCCTTACGCCGATTACATAACCGAGAATTACATTGACCGTCTTACCTCGGCTTACCTCACAGAGCACGAGTCCAAGCGACAGCATGGGGGCCACCTATTCAGCGATTGGAATCGTTTTGAGATCGGCCCCAGGCGAATGCGCACCAATCACCTTCCTCGAATCGAGGAACTGACATGTCCGACACTGTTCGTCCATGGCAGCCGCGACGAGGCGGTGCCGGCTGAGCTGGCCATCGAGGCCGCGGATGCCGCTGAGCGCGGGCGGGTGGAAATCATCGAAGGTGCGGGCCATTTTCTACCACAGGACCACCCTGATGAAACAGTCCGCGTCGTCCGACGATTCCTCGAAGAAGACGAAGAATGAACGTCTGATATGAGCGCTTGGTTTCAGCAATCTCACACACACGAACCGTTCGAGTGCCTGGCCGACAGCTGCCAGCCCATTTTGACCTCAGGCCCTCGCCAAGAGTCCGGGCCTGCAGGTGCTGGTGACCGCTGTGCAGACTCTAACGTGTTCTCGCGCTCTGTCATTGCTTCCGCAGATGGACATCGATAGATGTCGCCGCGAACAGCTCGGAGCGCTATCGTCGTCGGTGCCGGAATTGCAGGATTGGCTTCCGCCATCAGCCTCGCCCGAGCCGGTTGGTACGTCACCGTGGTGGAGCGAGCACCCCGGCCGCGCGGAGGCGCATTCGTCGTCGGTTTCTCAGGAATCGGTTTCAAAGCTGCCACACGCCTGGGTCTCCGAGATCAACTGCGAGCTCGTGCCTCCCCCTGGCGACCGTTGCAACAGGTCGACGGCAACGGGCAAGTCCTTGCCCAACTGTCGGAATCATCGCAAAAGACTATGAGCGGTCGTCGGATGATCTCTATTCTTCGTGGGGATCTCGAATCCGTGCTCCACCGCGCCGCACGAAACTGTGCTGATCTGCACTATGGCCAGACCATGGCCGCGGTGCGCAGCACCGGCCACGGGGTCACAATTGTCCTCGAGGACGGGACAGAGATCTCCGCCGACCTGCTGGTCGGCGCCGATGGTGCTCATTCTGTCGTGCGCCGTCTCGTCTTCGGCCCGGAGGCCCGGTGGCGATACGATTTCGGCGCAGAGGTGGTCTCGTACGAAATCACTGACCCGCCGCCGGCAATCCGTGAGAAGACGACCATATTGACCACGATCGGTCGGAGCGCGGGCCTGTACCCGCAGTCCGACGGCGGTCTCAGCGCCTTCTTCACGTTCGAGTCCCACCTAGCGGACTCCGGTGGCCCATTGACACGGTTGAAACATGCCTACCGCGACCTCGGATGGTTGTGGCCCGAACTCATCAACCGAGCTGAGTGCGCCGATTCGGTCTTTTTCGACGACATCACACAGACCCGGATGAATACGTGGCACCACGGACGCATTGTGCTTGTCGGCGACGCGGCGTGGGCAGTCAGCCTCTTGGCCGGGGCAGGTTCGTCCCTGGCTGTCGGGGGCGCGCTTTCCCTTGCCGAGCACCTGAACCGTCAACCGGACATCTCAGTCGGGCTCGACCGCTGGCAGCGACACATGCGTCCTCATGTCGCCTCCAAGCAAGTACTCGGACGAA
The Brevibacterium marinum genome window above contains:
- a CDS encoding FAD-dependent monooxygenase; its protein translation is MSLQANIVGAGISGLATARALMANGWDVRLFEQTPGLPQAGTALGMWPEAMKALDQLGLSNLVQAKAVRQQEARFLRPDGNVVTRFEPEEPVYLISRPALLSTLCRGIPDDRINWSYNVRDPASLPESDLIIGADGINSRIRRAIKGENHIRRSLGSIVYRGVTPGGTNQISETWGRGRLFGITPQDSTSTNWFACVREDLLHRRGRNMGTGEALVELFGDWHQSVASIVGAIRPEQVDRRILYDSVPMRSMIHGRTAIIGDAAHAMAPNMGRGACESLIDAVTLANALRTSTALEQGLKEFNHRRLRQSRKIASQSRFLNRLSTGKRFGHVRRKVMTMLATLS
- a CDS encoding TetR/AcrR family transcriptional regulator, with the translated sequence MILDAARALFHEKGWTRTTVSDIAAHAMIGKGAVYLEFENKAAILDGLIRESSRRLIAQVRSRVLQADGIVDLAQVYRFSVAELLTDPLMRALYLGDTAVLGNHMADVANTRYRRRIDWLDEYVRHLQNAGVITDSIEPTAIVRMLSTFTIGLVHSPATMGECSPQELSDSVVLFADVTSRGLAPASTPDADAARQAQLLLLQRFDDQLSEVEDHN
- a CDS encoding alpha/beta fold hydrolase — translated: MTHPLENASAIEKFERYGLDFAEGHISYQVHGSGQPVVFLHGASLDNGSITWRHVARDLSDDHLVYSPDLPKHGESWPWSARADQSGLESVVLRMLDAWDLPSVTVVGLSMGATVGLGVALNHPNRVNRLVLASCGGIQDRVGAHELAYLSLRTPVSWALSRLQSAKSLTQFARNRLPYADYITENYIDRLTSAYLTEHESKRQHGGHLFSDWNRFEIGPRRMRTNHLPRIEELTCPTLFVHGSRDEAVPAELAIEAADAAERGRVEIIEGAGHFLPQDHPDETVRVVRRFLEEDEE
- a CDS encoding FAD-dependent oxidoreductase, whose product is MSPRTARSAIVVGAGIAGLASAISLARAGWYVTVVERAPRPRGGAFVVGFSGIGFKAATRLGLRDQLRARASPWRPLQQVDGNGQVLAQLSESSQKTMSGRRMISILRGDLESVLHRAARNCADLHYGQTMAAVRSTGHGVTIVLEDGTEISADLLVGADGAHSVVRRLVFGPEARWRYDFGAEVVSYEITDPPPAIREKTTILTTIGRSAGLYPQSDGGLSAFFTFESHLADSGGPLTRLKHAYRDLGWLWPELINRAECADSVFFDDITQTRMNTWHHGRIVLVGDAAWAVSLLAGAGSSLAVGGALSLAEHLNRQPDISVGLDRWQRHMRPHVASKQVLGRRAKHLFLPSSQAAVSLRVAGIRTANSLFGSHA